One window of Streptomyces sp. SUK 48 genomic DNA carries:
- a CDS encoding aldo/keto reductase yields the protein MSSKVPPIILNNGVEMPQVGFGVWQVPDDEAAQAVGTALEAGYRSIDTAAAYGNEEGTGRAIAASGLPREEIFVTTKLWNSDQGYDATLRAFDTSLGKLGLDHLDLYLIHWPLPARDTYVDTYKALEKLYADGRVRAIGVSNFLPEHLRRLAEETSVVPAVNQIELHPHLQQHAAREYHTEHGIRTEAWSPLGQGKGLLEVPAIVAIAQKHNRTPAQVVLRWHVQQGTIVIPKSVTPSRIRENIEVFDFSLDAEDLAAIGALNEDRRIGPDPATFDMG from the coding sequence GTGAGCAGCAAGGTCCCCCCGATCATCCTCAACAACGGCGTCGAGATGCCCCAGGTGGGCTTCGGCGTGTGGCAGGTGCCGGACGACGAGGCCGCGCAGGCCGTCGGCACGGCGCTGGAGGCCGGGTACCGCAGCATCGACACGGCCGCGGCGTACGGCAACGAAGAGGGCACCGGCCGGGCCATCGCGGCCTCCGGTCTGCCCCGCGAGGAAATCTTCGTCACCACCAAGCTCTGGAACAGCGACCAGGGGTACGACGCGACACTGCGTGCCTTCGACACGTCGCTCGGCAAGCTGGGGCTCGACCATCTCGACCTGTACCTGATCCACTGGCCGCTGCCGGCCCGGGACACGTACGTCGACACGTACAAGGCGCTGGAGAAGCTGTACGCCGACGGCCGGGTCCGTGCCATCGGTGTCTCCAACTTCCTTCCCGAGCATCTGCGGCGGCTCGCGGAGGAGACCTCCGTCGTCCCCGCGGTCAACCAGATCGAGCTGCATCCGCATCTTCAGCAGCACGCGGCCCGGGAGTACCACACGGAGCACGGCATCCGTACGGAGGCGTGGTCACCGCTCGGGCAGGGCAAGGGGCTGCTGGAGGTGCCGGCGATCGTGGCGATCGCGCAGAAGCACAACCGCACTCCGGCGCAGGTGGTGCTGCGGTGGCACGTCCAGCAGGGCACCATCGTGATCCCGAAGTCGGTGACGCCGTCGCGGATCAGGGAGAACATCGAGGTGTTCGACTTCAGCCTCGACGCGGAGGACCTGGCGGCGATCGGCGCGCTGAACGAGGACCGGAGGATCGGTCCGGACCCGGCGACGTTCGACATGGGCTGA
- a CDS encoding glycoside hydrolase family 75 protein, with protein MRLRSLTLAAASGAALLAAGLMPAHALANPAPAAAPKTAQEGSVGAADLLAKVKSCAQISSGKYQTDDETSATVPVCGKNGAVFWKADMDIDCDGQRTTDCNEDRDPWFQDDTAFHQSDGKPLKSESLPYVVVPSASGIWKYSDYGIKGGGVVAVIYGGKVEYAVVGDTGPTKIIGEASYATAKALGIDPDPATGGADSGVTYILFKDSKVSPIESHSAAVSLGDQLARQFLANN; from the coding sequence GTGCGTCTTCGATCACTGACCCTCGCCGCGGCCTCCGGGGCCGCCCTGCTCGCCGCCGGCCTGATGCCCGCGCACGCGCTCGCGAACCCCGCGCCGGCCGCCGCGCCGAAGACCGCCCAGGAGGGCTCGGTCGGCGCGGCCGACCTGCTCGCCAAGGTGAAGTCCTGTGCGCAGATCTCCAGCGGCAAGTACCAGACCGACGACGAGACCTCGGCCACGGTCCCCGTCTGCGGCAAGAACGGCGCGGTGTTCTGGAAGGCCGACATGGACATCGACTGCGACGGCCAGCGCACCACCGACTGCAACGAGGACCGCGACCCCTGGTTCCAGGACGACACCGCCTTCCACCAGTCCGACGGCAAGCCCCTGAAGTCCGAGTCGCTGCCGTATGTCGTGGTGCCCAGCGCCAGCGGCATCTGGAAGTACTCCGACTACGGGATCAAGGGCGGTGGCGTGGTCGCCGTCATCTACGGCGGCAAGGTGGAGTACGCCGTCGTCGGCGACACCGGCCCCACGAAGATCATCGGCGAGGCGTCGTACGCCACCGCGAAGGCGCTCGGGATCGACCCGGACCCGGCGACCGGCGGCGCGGACTCGGGCGTGACCTACATCCTGTTCAAGGACTCCAAGGTCTCCCCCATCGAGAGCCACAGCGCCGCCGTCTCCCTCGGCGACCAGCTGGCGCGGCAGTTCCTGGCGAACAACTAG
- a CDS encoding SDR family oxidoreductase, whose amino-acid sequence MNDSPVALITGGGSGIGAAVARQLLAAGHRVTVTGRTERRLRDFAESLGDPGALTTVVGDAASYDDIRHAVDRTLATYGRLDTVVANAGTATHDSVAEGDPAGWSEMVLTNVLGPALLIRAAIDALKETRGRIVLVGSVAGFVNTPGNLYGATKWAVTGLAENTRRQVTEFGVGVTLVAPGRVETPFWDGYGSLPPGYLLTADQIADSVVWAIRQPAGVDVNTVVVRPLGQPN is encoded by the coding sequence ATGAACGACTCTCCGGTCGCGCTCATCACCGGCGGCGGCAGCGGCATCGGGGCCGCCGTCGCCCGCCAACTGCTGGCCGCGGGACACCGGGTCACCGTCACGGGCCGCACCGAACGGCGGCTGCGGGACTTCGCCGAGAGCCTGGGCGACCCCGGGGCGCTGACGACCGTCGTCGGCGACGCGGCCTCGTACGACGACATCCGGCACGCGGTCGACCGCACGCTCGCGACGTACGGCCGGCTGGACACCGTGGTCGCCAACGCCGGGACCGCCACCCATGACTCCGTGGCCGAGGGCGACCCGGCCGGCTGGTCCGAGATGGTCCTCACCAACGTCCTCGGCCCGGCCCTGCTCATCCGCGCCGCCATCGACGCGCTCAAGGAGACGCGCGGCCGGATCGTGCTCGTCGGCAGCGTCGCCGGGTTCGTGAACACGCCCGGCAACCTGTACGGGGCGACCAAGTGGGCGGTCACCGGGCTCGCCGAGAACACCCGGCGGCAGGTCACCGAGTTCGGCGTCGGCGTGACGCTGGTCGCCCCCGGCCGGGTGGAGACACCGTTCTGGGACGGCTACGGCAGCCTGCCCCCGGGGTACCTGCTGACCGCCGACCAGATCGCCGACTCCGTGGTGTGGGCGATCCGGCAGCCGGCCGGGGTCGACGTCAACACGGTGGTCGTACGCCCGCTGGGCCAGCCCAACTGA